The sequence GTCATGGCCATCTTCGAACGCTTCCTCCGCAACAGGtcccccctcctctcctccgACGATGGCCGGAGGCGGAGGGCCTCTTCCTCCGCGGATCTCGAGGCGCAGCGCCGCCGGGGCATCGCCGGCAAGCTCGATTACCCTTCGCCCAAGGTAAGCTTTACCGCACCACACCCCCTTCCTTCTACTTCGATtgctattattttattatatcttaGCTACAAGGAGGAAGAAAATGGCCAAATGCCCTTTCGCTTTTGCGTAACATCCGTTGCTTGCTTCCTTGGCACATTTGAGCAATGCATGCCTTTCTTAATTATTTGGACTTTAAAAAATGGCGATCGACGGTGCCCATTCCTGCGGTCCTTTTGGAACTATACTTCTTGgcttctctccttctcctccatacCTTTTCTTGCGCTtcctaaatttaaattttccagAATCCAGAGTCAATTAAGATTAAAAAAGATGCAAAATCTAGTTTTCTAATGGAAAattcaccattttttttttgttgttttcctGAATATTAGCAGCAGTAGTACCATGGGTCCCATATAGTAGGGATTGCTTAAAGTTGTTGTTTAGTAGGAGCACAAGCATAATAGTGGCAACAAGGAGTTAATGACGGTTTGTCGGCCTTTGTTGGACCTGGGACGGGGGGCGTCGTCACACAAGAATCCAGAGGGAGAGGGGGACGGGGGGCGTTCTCACACAAGAATCCAGAGGGAGAGGGTGTTGTAGAGTCTCAATCACACCCAACACAAGAATccagagggagaggaagagggtgtTCATAATGTTGCTGTTGGCCCTCTCCACTAGAAACTCCAACTAGCTAGTGGTCGGATAACCGTATAGGTCGAAATAGATTCGGAAGCTGTGGCGATCTTTCGTCTTGCTGCAAGCCTAAGCAGTATCATCAGCCGGGCTTAGAGCTAGTTGTAGCTAGCCATGGTAGCCCTTTGTCTTGCTACAAGCTCAAGAAGTAGCATGAGCCGGACTTTGTGCTAGTTGTAGCTAGAATATCACCCCACTACCAGAAATGTCTCTGTGCCTAATGTTGGTGTTGGCCCTCTCCACCTGAAGCTCAAACTAGCCACTGGTGGTCGGGTAACTAAGGTTGGCTGAACTGGCCTGAAGGTTCTGGTGGCCTTTCATCTTGCACATGAGTTGGATTTAGAGCTAGTTGTGGTCGTGATGTTGTTATATGCAGCAAGAGCTGGCTGCATATTTTCATCATTGCAATCTGTGGACAAAGAGATAGCCTTGtagcaaatttatttattttcaacgAATCGAAGCCAGGGAAAAGAAGGAAGTCTTAAATGAAGTCATCAAATGCCTTCTAATTggttataaatttatttttaacatttatagtaCTGGTACCCAATAGGTGAGTTCGCCTATCAAATGATTAGAAACCAGAAATTTCAGAATATCACTTTTTAGCTATTCTCTAACTTGGAAATCAATGGAAGAGAGCTTGCTAGTTACGTGATCAGTGAAATCCATAAATTTGGTTTTGCACACTTTaagataaagaaaagggcatgcaAAATCTGTAACCAAGGGGTAAatttaaggggaaaaaaaactgATGTTTACTTCACTATTTTGGTTAAGACTTCAACCTATGAGATAGTCATTACAGTGTGTACGAAAGATTTTTAAAAAGAGGCTGATTTAGTGACAGGAGGAAATACAAGCCCTAGAAAAGTATTGTCAGACCTTTTTGCAGTCAACTGAGTTCAAGACACAATGGAATATTTGGAAGAAGCATAGCACTAGATGAGTCTAAGTTAGAATGTTTGCTGGGTACCTGAATGCACAGTACTACTTCAAGGCTCATCTATATGAGCATGAGAGTATATATACTAACGCTATATTAAGGTTGTATCGTAGAATGGCCCATTTTAAAACAATTTCCATAAGAAAAGTCCATATGTGCTGAACTTTTTTTGTGGTTACTCCAGTATTTAGGCTTGTTTTCTGCAGTTTTGGAGCCGTATTAAGAATTAGGTGTTTTTAGGTGGCCACATATTGATCCAGGTATGAAACTGAATAAAAGAATTGAAGGGAGGAAAAAAATGATATTGCTTGAGATGGaataagaaagaaggaatcaTGCCCGGGCCACTGTTCGTAACTGCCTGATTCCACATGAAATGATTTGGTCTGGTTGGTGTTGACATTGAGAATGAAGGGTTTTGAGAGGATGATCCAACATTATCATACTGATTTCCTTTTACTGTATTGGGTGGTCGATCCCAATAGTCTGAGCACTCAGTGTTGGATGATTGTCATTGTTGGCATGTCAttatcattaatttttaaattgttGTTGTTCTGCCCTCACCCAAACAAAATTTTAAAGCAAAACTGCACTTAAACAAGTGATGATTTAACAGAGTTCCATTTCGTGATTAATGGACGAGCAATAATATGGGACATGTCATGCATGCGTAGGCAACTCATTGCGCTAAGTACACCTCATTATTGTTGTATCTATGTTCGCTTGGTTTCTCAGCATTTGTGTATCGCACCAATGTAACATTATTTTATCCGTCTCTCTTAATTGATCATTGTCAAACGGTTATGCTTTTAGCAGAATGAGAAGTGAACCAACTCACAGTGTGGCCCACATTTTAAGCTAGAATTGTTTCTCATAATAATATACACAAGGAAAAACACTTGGGTCCAAGGCTCCAAGGAGCACCATGAGATCAGATGTAAAGGTTGAGAATTTGAGATTAAGAGACTGTTGTTTATGTATCATCTTGTTTTTCCACATTTCATTGAATTTGCTGTCACGTCTGCTAATTGAGGAATTTAATATCTTTATGTTGCATTTTTTAGGGAATAATTAATGTATGGCAGGGTAGAGATGTGTCCATTTGAGAAAGGACCAAAAAAAgggtaaaaatttaaaataaatatatgaagGTTTGACTGCTTTTGATAATGAGAGAAAAAAGATTAAGGATTAGTCCATGAGTCTTAAATGGCTGACCTTGTATTGTTTATCATTGCCAATTGGCTACAATAATTGCCTGGATGCCTTTTGGCATGATTGGTGATATTTGAAAGACCAAGAAGACTACGACGCAAGAATAAGACAAGACTATCAAAAATCATGAATTACTGATGCGATGAAATAGCAATATCACTTCTTGAATATGAAGAGGTACTGGCTTGAATTCTGGATCTTTTTATGTATAAATGATGTATAACATGTAGATGTTACAAAATTGGAGATCCCCATGGATTACTGAGCTGTCATTTACCATGACAAAATTCGCATTATTAAGATAACAAAATAAAGCCAATAGAAATATTTCTttcatttacaaaaaaaaaaaaaaaaaaactccgacAGATCTTCTCAAGAAAGCGACACTAGCAtgctggagagagagagagagagagagagagagagagagagacagagacagAGCATAATCATGGCGTACTGGTCCACTTTCAATTTTGGAGAGGTAGTGTAGTTACATTTAGTTCTAAATTTTTGCAAACCTTAAACAACTAAATTCCACCCATGCAAGCATATTTTCTGTTTCAACCtggtttttttaatttcttatgCTCAAAAGTTCAGCCTCCAGAGCCTGTTCTATCCAGAAAGGAACCTACCATCCCTGAAACTGGAGAACTATTTATATTACATGCAGTTGACTTAATGGAAAGCTTATCGGTCGTAACTCATTATCAGTTTTCCACTATTTGGTCATTACTTGATGACAGTTGAAAGCATCTACTTCTGAAAAACTTTTACAGTTTTCTTTACATTTTGGCCAACTTAGGAGTATAAAACCATGAAGCAATTTCTAGATCCAGTGAACGTTGCATATTTTAGCTGTAAAGTTTGTCAATAGTTCTGGTTGAATGATTATTAGGGAGACTTGTCAATTGTTTTATCCTCTTGACATTGTGTGGCTCATGTTTTGCTTCTCTCTCGCAGATGTCAATCTATGCAAAAGGGGTTTCAGTCCTGATGCCTGGGTATGATATACCCACCTTCATCGCGCACCCTGCCCCTGCGCCTTGCCCTCCTGAACGAATCTCTTGGCCTTCTCATCAACATGCTGCATCAAATTTAAGTTAGGAATCTCAGAGACTGTTGTCCACTTCATCTTTTGTCATCCAAATTCGTCTCATCCCACAGTGTCCATTTGCATTTGGACACCATGTTTGGTTCCACCTGAGGCAGTTCGGGCAGCGCGGTTGCAAcccatgtttttttttatgtgagCTGCTGCAAGACAGTGCTAGAATATGTATAGTTCACCTTTTCATGTGATCTTTGCTGCCCCTGTTCCTTCAGGGAATGGAGTGGTGGCTTTCTCAAGGACTCCTATCATTCTGTCCAATTATAATTGCAACTTGGATGTTTTCAAGCAGTGGGATTGTAGGTCCTTAAGTTTCAATCTGTCGGAGACTTCTGTGAGAAATCTTCAGGAGAAATATTTGGAGTTCTAGACTTGAATCTGGCTGTTCATCTCTCATTTGCATGGCTCGACCAAAAAGCAAGGTTTTGCAAATCCCAGGGGTCAAAACTCGTGCCAGAGCTGCATGCAGGTTTGGTATTGCCTTCAATCTATTTGAAAGGTGAGTTATTTCCCCGGCACACTAGGAAATGTGGTAGTGATGAATTTATGGGAGATCTTGAAGCTTTGAGTGGGAAAAGAATATTTACTTGACATTTGGTGCTTGAGTCATCTGGTGTTAcagtctttaaaaaaaaatgctgtacAAATCCAACGTCTACAAGATTAAGAGATATGgaagtgaatttttttttattgggtttccctttcttttcctttcatgAGGGGTTGGGTTTGTATCTATGGCTCGAAAGTAGGATTCAGCTTCCTTTACGTGTATCCGCCATTGGATCGCCCACTGGGCggtttgagatttgtgcaggtGATGAATTGCAAAAATTTGGAGTACATTGAGATCCGTGTAGTGGGTGACAGGATGGTAGATTCGTACGAAGAAAGATAACTACAACCCCAACCCATGGCATGCCGATCCTTTTTTGCAAGGAAAAGTTCCATTGGAGGCTGAAAATATTGCACAAAATCCAGATATTATTGAAAAATTTTGGTTGTCAACCTGTCATGAAGGTATATAAGCAAGAAAGGATCGAGTTGATGATAGGGCGGCGTTGGAACTTTTGTTAGAATCGAGGTTTGTAAATCTGTTTTGAATTATTGCTATATGATTACATGATCGAAAGATCGGGAGACGCTGTTTCTAGGGTCCTGGGATTGCATGCAAATGGaattttcattttcttcctcCTGCTAGTGTCATGTACAACAAGTTTTAATATCGATCTCTGACCCATAGTTAATTTATGGATTAAGGTTCAATTATAAAAATACTTCAATTCGTTTCCATCAAATGCCAAAGGAGTTTAGTTACCGGTTCCTAGCTTTATGATTTTATCTGAGACCAGTTGTTTGTGCTACGGTAACAGTGCCTTGTTGCATAAAGTTATATAAGATGTTCTGCAATACCTTACCTTCCTCAATGCCCGAACTTGAGGACTTCTACATTATATCTGCAGCAAGACCCTCGATGGTGGAAGTTATAAATTTGGGGCTGTTGAGCGTTTATTATAGTATAACACAGGTAGTAACATGAACAACTTTTATTGAGTCCCCATGATGCATTCTCCTATATAGTCTTTAAAGTAATTTCTTACTAAGAAGGATTGCtattaaaaaaagagaatttTAAATTGAAGATTTCTTGATTTATATATAATACAGTTCTACATTTTAGCGCTGAACTAATGAATAGGGATTGAGCTTTACTCGGCGAATCGGAAATGGCATGACTATATTGCCCATTCTTGCAGTCATCTCGGAGGTGCATCAGCTTCTCCCTTCCCGTTTAATATTTTTTCCGATTTCCTTCCACTTAAATTGAGCGTCCagaattcaaatatgatttaatAATGAAATTATTGACTGCTAATGCTAATTGTCGTACACTGCTTCATGTCATCTCATATCCCGACCTTACTGCTGCCAAAATCCGAGCTGAATCGTCCAGGCCAGACGGAATCCAGGTTGAAGTAGTCAGATCCATCAACTCGACTCCAAACCGAGCATATGGTGCTGGCAGCTACCAAGCTTGAACTTAGCTGAGAAGATTGCCTCACGCATCTTATCCAATAAGAAATCAGGAAGAAAAATCTGTTTGTCGGAGTTTGTCCGGCGGGGAGGACCCACCAATGCTTAAGCATGTGAGAATCGCAGGGAATGAAACAGTATGAGAGagcttaaaataataataaaaaaacgaCTTACCTCGGATCCCTTTATGGCCTTTTATAAAGAAAAAGGGCTGACCTCCGTCACGATTAAAGCAACATTGGGCTTTGCTGAATTCAAACCGAAGTGGAGGTACAATTTAGACGATCCTAAAATTAGCCGGACGGTTAAGTAGGTTAGTTGAGCTATCCGCACCTGTTGGGGAATTTAAGTCGCCCTAAAGCACGTGAGCACATCGATAGCACGTGATCTcgaaagcgtccgacctcgggcgCCCGACCTAGGATCAAACCGAAGTGGAGGTACAATTTAGACGATCCTAAAATTAGCCAGACGGTTAAGTAGGTTGGTTGAGGTATACGCACCTGTTGGGGAATCTAAGTCGCCCTAAAGCACGTGAGCAAGCACGTGACCTCGAAAGCGTCCGACCtagcgcccgacctcggacacCCTGCCAAGCGCCCAACTTCAGAGCTCCCGACTTCGGAAGTCCGACCTCGCCACTCACCTACCGCGGCCACATCCTTCTGTAGTTCGTTCAGAAACCATGCCCTGCCACCGCCCCTAGCATTTAATGCGTATGGCCTCCGCAGACcttcggcttactcaacaattaatgcgtatctccggcttactcaacaattaatgcgtatttccggcttactcaacaattaatgcgcgtggcgCCTGTTATCTACGAATCTACATTCCTCCACAGCAAATCAGCTCGGCTGCATCCAGTCGACCCTGACAACCCCCTgatcccgaactcctctccgacggcaaggcattaattcacTTGATCGTGCACCAATTCATGCGACGTGCCCAGTCGTACGGCAACTTcgtcccatcacatcacaggtaacccagtacccttctataaaaggagaggaaaaaatCTCTGAGCGGGGACTCTCTCCCTTTGAATACACTTGCCCCCtctaacttaggcatcggagggccggcgccggaaaccccggccatcggctttttgcaggcccctcgcggaggacgccgctcgtcgacggatcgccgcccgctagttctcgccggagctcctccttcccagcgGACCGGTCGCCCCCGGGTTCAGTTTCCAGCAACAGCACCAGTTTTCTCCACTAGGTGGTCTGCGAAATATTCACTTGCCAGAGAATTTCCGGCAAAAAACTCCCTGGTGTCTAAATCAGAATAACGAAACAACGATATGGAAGAAAGAGAATTTAGCAGAGGATGATCTCTCTGAATAATAGTGAGCGCTTATTATGCACGTACCTCAAATTTCCTAGGTTGCCTCCTTTATATAGGGGAGCGAGTCTTGTAGTTACCTGGGCTGGCGTAGCGTGCAATGATGCCAAGAAGCGGTCGGTAGTATGACCGCGGCACTGGGTCAATCCGCGTAGGTAGAGTGCGGCGCACGTTTGACCCGGAACATAGAGTTATCATGACTGCAGACTGTTAGGGTTGTCGGTTATTAAAGTTGTTAGGTCTGATTGATGCGTGCTGTTAGTTTTTCTCGATATATGACTGCCGGTTGGAGTTAAAGTCGTTCATTCAGGTTCATGTACAATCTTGATGTTCCATAATTTTCCAATGAGGCTTTAACTGCGCAACATACGTGAAGAGAATTAACTGTAGTAATCGTACAACAATAGACATCTTGACTTGATGGTACAAATCCGCATCTTGGTGAACACCGAAGTCAATAGTTTGGTTGATCATTGTGGCGAGTGGCTTAGTTAGCTACTAAGGTCTTGTTTGGAAGAGTTGTTgacagtagagcttttggaagtagagatgTTGGAAGTAAAGTTTTCTGAAGTagaacttttataaaaaaactgTTGGCTGTTTGGttactacatttctaaagtgttgtggcactttaacatgtgtttcgtaaacaaattaagaaagtacttttatatgacaaaattaccataaaagatattgcatagtattatataacagagcataataacatataacatgtattaatacataaatacatgatatagtataatattattgtaatataatataatattattataatatagtaatataacattgtatactatagcataataatttaatataatattaaattatttaacataacatataaatatattatgatataatataatataatattatatttatagtacaatacaataataaagatataaaatattataattattagcgtaaattaatttctcataatataacataaaattaaattatttaatataacatattaatgtattatgatataatataatattatattatatttatagtataatacaataataaaggtataaatttCGGAAGGATGGAGaagaaattataaatttttttttctaaaacatGATTCAAAAGGATGGATACAAAAATAGGAAAGAAGAATACCTTTTCTGCATAGAAGAGAATCTAATCCACTGCTATAATTTTTTTGTTGGGACTCTAGTAGATTTTTAGGATTCTAAGGGACAAAgtgtgtaattgttatattttcttatagatattttggtcaaaaaaatagctttccaataaagcctaaaagtactttttcgaaaagctccaagatggagcttctcccaaaaGGTTATTTTCAGCTTTCTCGGAAAGCTAAAACAGTtttccgaaatttttaccagacatcattttttatctaaaagtgcttttggagggccaaaaagtccAAATAGAGCCTAAGATTCTGAGCTCGATTCATGCTGGGATCATTCTTTCGGTCAAATACCGAAGTCAAATtggttaatatatatattatatcaaaAAGGATAAGGTtaaaaagattttttattttttgatttttttatggaTGTATTTAGTAATGAATatgttttaaaaaagaaaaaaaaatgaactctTCGGGTAGTGATCACGTGTGCGTACACGGATCATCGTGTAAAATGAGCGACTCCCACCATTTGCAAAAAAATCTCGGAGCGACCATCTCCCAtcctttgaaaaaaaataaaaaaatcttggACCGGGATCCTCCTCGGTCCCAAACCGGAATAAGCTCCATTCAATCAATGTTATCGTGCCAATCCCGGACGTCCATGATTGGAAACAAACACTCTCCAACGTAAATCAGGATTGAAGAGGATGCGACCGTAAACGATACGTCTCTCAATCCTACTTATAGTCCACGGCCTTTCCATGATTCTATACTCGGTGCGAGGCTGGTGTTGAGCACAAATCACATCCTCGTTGAGAAGAACTCGGCTACGGTGATTGAAAAGATTCGGGTCGGAGATGTCGTGCGAAGAGAAGACCGCTACTCCACAACGTCCGCATATTATTGAAAAATTATGTCTTCTATCAGGCCACGCATGTATACAGAGAGGCAAACAATGCTACAGACTGAGTTGCCTCCTATGTAGTTCACTACTCTAAAGATTTCATCTGGACGAACCACATGTCGGTATCGATGCCTATACCTTTGTGTagtcttttaatttttgatCTTATTGGCCATATTCACACCCATCGAGTGTAAGCTGCcgttgtattttttttaaaaaaacaaaaaactttcGTATATACTCGTATTTTTGAGCAAGTGTTTTACTGCTCTTCCGTCGCTAAACCGGATTGAAGCACGTCCGCATATGCTTTTCTTGGGGAAGATCAAAGCTTCTCGAGATGCACGGGTTCGTGGCGGTCTTCCATAAGATAAAATAATTTCATTCCCCCAAATCATGCGCTTTAGTGAAGAAGTCAATGCAGATGGCATGCTTATCAGTTGCTGCAGATTGATAGTAATTAGAAAAATAGGAAAAGCCTTTTTACCATAAACATAACGGATTGTTTTTTCGTTTATATAGTTATTTGAAATTATAAAGTGggcctttttttattaaaatctcaTATCGCAAGGAACAGCTTTTAGCCCGTTTggcatcatttttattttttattttttatttaaaaaaacataaactaaggcaaaaaaaaaatatgtttgatactattattaatttttattctcaaaatttatttctactatttctaaaaattaaaaattaattttaattttgttttaaaaataaaaaaatttatgattttTACCACGGCAAACTTCATTGCCTCCACTCACACTATTACTTTAGCCTTCAACTATCATATCGCTGCTGGTG is a genomic window of Phoenix dactylifera cultivar Barhee BC4 chromosome 4, palm_55x_up_171113_PBpolish2nd_filt_p, whole genome shotgun sequence containing:
- the LOC103721463 gene encoding uncharacterized protein LOC103721463; translation: MGESGVGGPAMAPLNVERGEERWRHFDNSVNAVSFGFVATAILISMFLVMAIFERFLRNRSPLLSSDDGRRRRASSSADLEAQRRRGIAGKLDYPSPKMSIYAKGVSVLMPGYDIPTFIAHPAPAPCPPERISWPSHQHAASNLS